A single genomic interval of Meiothermus sp. CFH 77666 harbors:
- a CDS encoding glucose 1-dehydrogenase: MTMFQGRVVLITGAARGIGRAIAEAFAEERALLVLCDVRPEGLEVAKRLGALFVYADIAQALHRERFVEQATKQWGGVHVLVNNAAIAAPGSALKVGLAEWQQTLEVNLTAPMHLSALAAREMMRSGGGAIVNVASVQGLFAEQNNAAYNASKGGLVNLTRSLALDFAPMNIRVNAVAPGAIATESVLEAIQMSEDPELTRQDWEDLHALRRLGKPEEVAQAVVFLASERASFITGAILPVDGGMTASFMMAGRPV, translated from the coding sequence TTGACCATGTTCCAGGGCAGGGTAGTGCTGATTACCGGGGCAGCCCGCGGTATTGGGCGGGCCATTGCCGAGGCCTTTGCAGAGGAGCGGGCTCTGCTGGTGCTATGCGATGTGAGGCCGGAGGGCCTCGAGGTAGCCAAACGTCTTGGTGCTCTGTTCGTATATGCCGATATCGCCCAGGCTCTCCACCGCGAACGTTTTGTCGAGCAGGCTACCAAGCAGTGGGGCGGTGTTCATGTGCTGGTCAACAACGCTGCCATCGCTGCTCCTGGCTCGGCGCTCAAGGTGGGGCTGGCCGAGTGGCAGCAGACCCTGGAAGTGAACCTGACCGCGCCCATGCACCTTTCCGCCCTGGCCGCCCGGGAAATGATGCGGTCGGGCGGGGGCGCGATTGTAAATGTGGCCAGCGTACAGGGGCTTTTCGCCGAGCAGAACAACGCCGCCTACAACGCTTCTAAGGGCGGGCTGGTCAACCTGACCCGCTCGCTGGCGCTCGACTTTGCGCCCATGAACATCCGGGTCAACGCCGTAGCCCCAGGCGCTATTGCCACCGAGAGCGTGCTGGAAGCCATTCAGATGTCGGAAGACCCCGAGCTCACCCGCCAGGACTGGGAAGACCTGCACGCCCTGCGGCGCCTGGGAAAGCCCGAGGAAGTGGCCCAGGCGGTGGTGTTTCTGGCTTCCGAGCGAGCTAGCTTCATCACCGGGGCCATTCTGCCGGTAGATGGTGGTATGACGGCCAGCTTCATGATGGCCGGAAGGCCAGTTTGA
- the aguB gene encoding N-carbamoylputrescine amidase — MPKLAVVQMSMTSNRDHNVAKATQMVREAAAQGAQIVLLPELFENLYFCQAERDKYFALANPVEQHPFIPHFQRLAQELGVVLPLSFFEKAGQAHYNSLALIDATGEILGVYRKSHIPDGPGYEEKYYFNPGDTGFRAFPTRFGTVGAGICWDQWFPECARSMALLGAEILLYPTAIGSEPAEAGGIDTKDMWQRAMIGHAVSNICYLAAANRVGTEVVEGLEQTFYGSSFIADYMGNKIAEAGRSEETVLLADLNLEEARTFRASFGFFRDRRPDLYGPLLTLDGKTRRTA, encoded by the coding sequence ATGCCCAAACTAGCCGTTGTGCAGATGTCCATGACAAGCAACCGCGACCACAACGTGGCCAAGGCCACCCAGATGGTGCGCGAAGCCGCCGCACAGGGGGCACAGATTGTGCTGCTGCCGGAGCTATTCGAGAACCTCTACTTCTGCCAGGCCGAGCGGGACAAATACTTTGCCCTGGCCAACCCGGTCGAGCAACACCCCTTCATCCCACACTTTCAGCGGCTGGCCCAGGAACTGGGGGTGGTGCTCCCGCTCTCCTTTTTCGAGAAAGCCGGGCAGGCCCACTACAACAGCCTTGCTCTGATTGACGCCACGGGCGAAATCCTAGGCGTCTACCGCAAATCGCACATCCCCGATGGGCCGGGTTACGAAGAAAAGTATTACTTCAACCCCGGCGATACCGGCTTCCGGGCCTTCCCGACCCGCTTTGGCACGGTGGGGGCCGGCATCTGCTGGGATCAGTGGTTCCCCGAGTGTGCCCGCAGCATGGCCTTGCTGGGCGCGGAAATTCTGCTCTACCCCACCGCCATTGGCTCCGAGCCTGCCGAGGCCGGGGGCATTGACACCAAGGATATGTGGCAGCGCGCCATGATCGGGCACGCTGTCTCGAATATCTGCTATCTAGCGGCAGCCAACCGGGTGGGCACCGAGGTGGTGGAGGGCCTCGAGCAGACCTTCTATGGCTCCTCCTTCATCGCCGACTACATGGGCAACAAAATCGCCGAGGCAGGCCGCAGCGAAGAAACCGTTTTGCTGGCCGATTTGAACCTGGAAGAGGCCCGCACCTTCCGGGCTAGTTTTGGCTTTTTCCGCGACCGTCGGCCCGACCTCTACGGCCCCCTCCTGACCCTGGATGGCAAGACCCGCCGTACAGCCTAG
- a CDS encoding agmatine deiminase family protein: MDKTLTPRALGFRMPAEWAPHAATWTAWPYDEEKWLGYLEPVRQEFAAFVNTLARFEPVHLVVNDEASEQDAKSRLSGPIQFHRIPHNDSWLRDSGAIFVTRPGPLPPHGAQGVAEAPAWLAGVNWEFNGWGNKYPAELDNQMPRHMARILGVKLFEAGIVMEGGSLEVNGQGIGLTTRQCLLSPERNPSLDEEALEGYLLEYLGIEHLIWLGNGLEGDHTDGHIDTLTRFTAPRTIVTSVSSDPDDPNHRPLQENLEILQSLGGFQIVELPLPKNPIWLDDQTRLPLTYANFYIANGAVLVPIYGDPHDEQALQILRPLFPEREVVGLKSRYLITGGGSFHCVTQQQPEGEIWNG; the protein is encoded by the coding sequence GTGGACAAGACCCTTACCCCCCGCGCCCTGGGCTTTCGCATGCCCGCCGAATGGGCCCCCCACGCCGCTACCTGGACGGCCTGGCCCTACGACGAGGAAAAATGGTTGGGCTACCTGGAACCCGTGCGGCAGGAGTTTGCTGCCTTTGTGAACACCCTGGCCCGCTTTGAGCCGGTGCACCTGGTAGTGAACGACGAGGCCTCCGAGCAGGACGCTAAAAGCAGGCTCTCGGGCCCTATTCAGTTCCACCGCATCCCCCACAACGATAGCTGGTTGCGCGACTCGGGGGCCATCTTTGTCACGCGCCCTGGCCCTTTGCCTCCACATGGAGCGCAAGGGGTGGCCGAGGCTCCCGCCTGGCTGGCGGGCGTGAACTGGGAGTTCAACGGCTGGGGGAACAAGTACCCTGCCGAGCTCGACAACCAGATGCCCCGGCACATGGCCCGCATCCTGGGGGTGAAGCTCTTTGAGGCAGGTATCGTGATGGAGGGGGGGAGCCTCGAGGTCAACGGACAGGGCATAGGCCTCACCACCCGGCAGTGCCTGCTCTCGCCGGAGCGCAACCCCAGCCTCGACGAGGAGGCCCTCGAGGGCTACCTGCTGGAGTACCTCGGCATCGAACACCTGATCTGGCTGGGCAACGGGCTCGAGGGCGACCACACCGACGGCCACATAGACACCCTCACCCGTTTTACCGCACCCCGTACCATCGTCACCTCGGTCTCTTCCGACCCCGACGACCCCAACCACCGCCCTTTACAGGAAAACCTGGAAATCCTGCAAAGCCTGGGGGGCTTTCAAATTGTAGAACTCCCCCTGCCCAAGAATCCTATCTGGCTCGACGATCAAACCCGCCTGCCCCTCACCTACGCCAACTTCTACATTGCCAACGGGGCCGTGCTGGTGCCCATCTACGGCGACCCCCACGACGAGCAGGCCCTGCAAATCCTGCGCCCTTTGTTCCCCGAACGCGAGGTGGTCGGCCTCAAAAGCCGCTATCTTATTACCGGCGGGGGTAGTTTCCACTGCGTCACCCAGCAGCAACCGGAGGGCGAGATATGGAATGGGTAA
- a CDS encoding galactosyldiacylglycerol synthase yields MPQLYNADTGAFLGEISEAQLEFLVAQMEEEHAEDQDYYLNLDLLETWREQGADPALLDLLHKAMANQEDLSIRWSR; encoded by the coding sequence ATGCCACAACTGTACAACGCCGATACCGGGGCCTTCCTTGGCGAGATTAGCGAGGCCCAGCTAGAATTCCTGGTTGCCCAGATGGAGGAAGAGCACGCCGAAGACCAGGACTACTACCTGAACCTTGACCTGCTCGAGACCTGGCGCGAACAGGGCGCCGACCCCGCCCTGCTGGACTTGCTCCACAAAGCCATGGCAAACCAGGAAGACCTGAGCATCCGCTGGTCCAGGTAA
- a CDS encoding histidine phosphatase family protein codes for MKELWLLRHGETPWNAEGRFQGHYDINLSPQGLHQAYRVAERLAACRQGFDGLYSSDLQRAALTAKPIAEALHLTPIYDPRLREIYAGELQGLLRSEMETLYPAFHEAIQRDPWNTKRPGGESMADLAARVQGFLDDLPEGRFIVVTHGGVIRAALKMVLKLENGAWRKFQIQNTSITRLLYPEGTALSVGDVGHLEAWAEGLADEATLS; via the coding sequence ATGAAAGAACTCTGGCTGCTGCGCCATGGTGAAACGCCCTGGAACGCCGAGGGGCGCTTTCAGGGCCATTACGACATCAACCTATCGCCCCAGGGCCTGCATCAGGCCTACCGGGTGGCCGAGCGCCTGGCCGCCTGCCGACAGGGCTTCGACGGCCTCTACAGCTCCGACCTCCAGCGGGCGGCGCTCACCGCCAAACCCATCGCCGAGGCACTACACCTGACCCCCATCTACGACCCCCGCCTTCGCGAAATTTATGCAGGCGAGCTACAGGGCCTTTTGCGAAGCGAGATGGAAACCCTCTACCCCGCCTTCCACGAAGCCATCCAGCGCGACCCCTGGAATACCAAGCGCCCCGGCGGCGAGAGCATGGCCGACCTGGCTGCACGTGTCCAGGGCTTCCTGGACGATCTACCCGAGGGGCGCTTTATCGTGGTGACGCACGGCGGGGTGATCCGGGCCGCGCTCAAAATGGTGCTCAAGCTGGAAAACGGCGCCTGGCGCAAATTCCAGATTCAAAACACCTCCATCACCCGGCTTCTCTACCCTGAAGGCACGGCGCTTTCGGTGGGTGATGTGGGTCACCTGGAAGCCTGGGCCGAGGGGCTGGCCGACGAGGCCACCCTGTCCTAG
- the purM gene encoding phosphoribosylformylglycinamidine cyclo-ligase yields the protein MNYQDAGVDIDRKAGALKRAAQKIKETYTPQVLRGIGAFGGMLEVAALKAMAEPVLVASTDGVGTKTLLAAQTGRYGGLGFDLVNHSVNDLLVQGARPLFFMDYIASARLEADVLAAVLDSLAEACKAVGIPLLGGETAEMPGVYHEGGLDLVGTIVGVVDRAQIVDGSQVQPGDVLLALPSSGLHTNGYSLARKVFAGWNLEEPRLELGGRSLAEVLLEPHRCYLAEVALLQREGIEIRAMAHITGGGVYENLPRVLPEGLGAEIRRGTFPVPPIFELIQRAGSVAEQEMFRVFNMGLGYILVLSSDMASRAGTLLPQGYLVGYIMEGSGIKVV from the coding sequence ATGAACTACCAGGACGCGGGCGTGGACATCGACCGCAAGGCCGGGGCCTTGAAAAGGGCGGCCCAGAAAATCAAGGAGACCTATACCCCCCAGGTACTGCGGGGCATCGGGGCCTTTGGGGGGATGCTCGAGGTGGCCGCGCTGAAGGCGATGGCCGAGCCGGTGCTGGTGGCCTCCACCGACGGGGTGGGCACCAAGACTCTGCTGGCCGCCCAGACCGGGCGCTACGGGGGGCTGGGCTTCGACCTGGTGAACCACTCGGTCAACGACCTGCTGGTGCAGGGGGCCCGGCCCCTATTTTTTATGGACTACATCGCCAGCGCCCGCCTCGAGGCCGACGTGCTGGCCGCCGTGCTGGACTCGCTGGCCGAAGCCTGCAAAGCCGTGGGCATTCCCCTCCTGGGCGGCGAGACCGCCGAGATGCCGGGGGTCTACCACGAAGGGGGCCTCGACCTGGTGGGCACCATTGTGGGGGTGGTGGACAGGGCCCAGATTGTGGATGGCTCCCAGGTACAGCCGGGCGATGTGCTGCTGGCCCTGCCTTCTTCCGGGCTGCACACCAACGGCTACAGCCTGGCCCGCAAGGTATTTGCGGGGTGGAACCTGGAGGAACCCCGGCTCGAGCTCGGCGGTCGGTCGCTGGCCGAGGTACTTCTGGAGCCCCACCGCTGCTACCTGGCGGAGGTTGCGCTGCTTCAGCGCGAGGGCATCGAAATTCGCGCCATGGCCCACATCACCGGGGGTGGGGTCTACGAAAACCTCCCCAGGGTGCTGCCGGAGGGGCTAGGGGCCGAAATCCGGCGTGGAACCTTTCCAGTCCCCCCCATTTTTGAGTTGATTCAACGGGCGGGCAGTGTGGCCGAGCAAGAGATGTTCCGGGTGTTCAATATGGGGCTTGGTTACATTTTGGTTCTGAGTTCAGACATGGCATCTCGGGCCGGGACACTTTTACCTCAAGGCTACCTGGTAGGCTATATCATGGAAGGGTCAGGGATTAAGGTCGTCTGA
- the gatB gene encoding Asp-tRNA(Asn)/Glu-tRNA(Gln) amidotransferase subunit GatB, translated as MPEFEAVVGLEVHLHLKTKSKMFCGCDANYFGDPPNTHTCPVCLGLPGVLPSVNAQAVDFGILFGLALNCTIAPWTQFHRKSYYYPDMPKNYQISQYDLPIAEHGYLEVEGQKVRIKRVHLEEDAAKSTHPDGTAYSLIDLNRAGSPLIEMVTEPDIRTPEQARIFLAHIRSIAQTLGVSEANPEEGKMRADVNVSVRPVGGPLGTKVEIKNLNSFRSVARALEFEIKRQQELLRSGRRVEQATLGWDEAAGKTYLMRLKEGEADYRYFPDPDLPPIVIDEAWLARLRAAMPELPAQKYARYVEQGVRPYDAEILAYNASLARFFDEALASYQGNPQTIANLLNADVAGYLNERGLEVQETALTPTNLAQLAGLFERREITNRVLAQLLPEVMEGADPLRLVEERGLRSVSDEGSLRPIVERVVAANPRVVEQVRGGNLKAANALLGPIMKETRGTAKADVVKKMLGEMLGVEL; from the coding sequence ATGCCGGAGTTCGAAGCAGTGGTGGGGCTGGAAGTCCACCTGCACCTCAAAACCAAGAGCAAAATGTTCTGCGGCTGCGACGCCAACTATTTTGGCGACCCGCCCAACACCCATACCTGCCCGGTCTGTCTGGGGCTGCCGGGGGTACTGCCCTCGGTCAACGCCCAGGCGGTGGACTTTGGCATCCTGTTTGGGCTGGCCCTGAACTGCACCATCGCCCCCTGGACGCAGTTCCACCGCAAGAGCTACTACTACCCCGACATGCCCAAGAACTACCAGATCTCCCAGTACGACCTGCCCATCGCCGAGCACGGGTATCTGGAAGTAGAAGGGCAAAAAGTGCGCATCAAGCGGGTGCACCTGGAGGAGGACGCTGCCAAATCCACCCACCCGGACGGCACCGCCTACTCGCTGATTGACCTCAACCGGGCCGGTTCACCCCTCATCGAGATGGTCACCGAGCCGGATATTCGCACCCCCGAGCAGGCCCGTATTTTTCTGGCTCACATCCGCTCGATTGCCCAGACCCTGGGGGTCTCGGAGGCCAACCCCGAAGAGGGCAAGATGCGGGCCGACGTGAACGTCTCGGTACGGCCCGTGGGAGGGCCTCTGGGCACCAAGGTGGAGATCAAGAACCTCAACTCCTTTCGTAGCGTGGCGCGGGCCCTCGAGTTCGAAATCAAGCGCCAGCAGGAGCTACTTCGCAGCGGGCGCAGGGTGGAGCAAGCCACCCTGGGCTGGGACGAGGCCGCCGGCAAGACCTACCTGATGCGCCTCAAGGAAGGCGAGGCCGACTACCGCTACTTCCCCGACCCCGACCTGCCGCCCATCGTGATCGATGAGGCCTGGCTGGCGCGTCTCCGGGCCGCCATGCCCGAGCTGCCCGCCCAGAAGTACGCCCGCTATGTGGAGCAAGGGGTACGCCCCTACGACGCCGAAATTCTGGCCTACAACGCTTCGCTGGCCCGCTTCTTCGACGAGGCGCTGGCCTCGTACCAGGGCAACCCCCAAACCATCGCCAACCTGCTCAACGCCGATGTGGCCGGCTACCTGAACGAGCGGGGCCTCGAGGTGCAAGAGACCGCCCTCACCCCCACAAACCTGGCCCAGCTAGCCGGGCTGTTCGAGCGCCGCGAGATTACCAACCGGGTGCTCGCGCAGCTTTTGCCCGAGGTGATGGAAGGGGCCGACCCCCTGCGGCTGGTGGAGGAACGCGGCCTGCGCTCGGTTTCGGACGAAGGCTCGCTTAGGCCCATCGTGGAGCGGGTGGTGGCCGCCAACCCCAGGGTGGTCGAGCAGGTCAGGGGCGGCAACCTCAAAGCCGCCAACGCCCTCCTGGGGCCCATCATGAAGGAGACCAGGGGCACCGCCAAGGCCGACGTGGTCAAGAAGATGCTGGGCGAGATGCTGGGGGTAGAGCTATGA
- a CDS encoding S24/S26 family peptidase: MSLGAEKFFGLLRALRWSLAEFSQATGIHIDYIRETLASEAIERAGPDSDVYVLPVIDAGAGPPWSNEGADTIGIFMPELRGYDRSRLFVVRVRGDSMQGYADDGTLVICYRDGLPERGKVVAVWLAGDGVVIKRYLGVENGLLLLGNDNRAYRAAFEAPEGSTVVGVAIGRFLRG; this comes from the coding sequence TTGTCGCTAGGAGCCGAAAAGTTCTTTGGTCTTCTCAGAGCCCTGCGCTGGAGCCTAGCCGAGTTCAGCCAGGCCACCGGCATCCACATTGATTACATTCGCGAGACGCTGGCCTCAGAAGCGATTGAACGCGCCGGGCCGGATAGCGATGTGTATGTGTTGCCGGTCATAGATGCCGGAGCCGGGCCGCCTTGGTCGAATGAGGGGGCAGATACCATAGGGATATTCATGCCCGAGCTGCGCGGCTATGATCGCTCGCGTTTGTTTGTGGTACGGGTGCGCGGCGACTCCATGCAGGGCTACGCCGATGATGGCACCCTGGTCATCTGCTACCGCGACGGCCTGCCCGAGCGCGGCAAGGTGGTGGCGGTCTGGCTGGCTGGCGACGGTGTGGTGATTAAGCGTTATCTGGGGGTAGAAAACGGCTTACTACTGCTGGGCAACGATAATCGGGCCTACCGCGCTGCTTTTGAGGCTCCAGAGGGTAGCACCGTGGTAGGGGTGGCGATTGGTCGGTTTTTGAGGGGGTAG
- a CDS encoding phage integrase SAM-like domain-containing protein: MGNPNPRRGKGEGSIFQRKDGRWAASVTVGYGPDGKQRKRWVYGHTRREVAEKLARLLPKAGYGLIQAPQRLRLGEWLEQWADQHTRTHNIRPSTALKYREYLRRLQPLAHIFLSRLTALAIRAFMADLGHLSPSTRRQTLQFLRAALRDAVRMGLIETNPADAVEPPPLAPVRPSRAWSPEQATAFLQAAQTHRHHDCPGRVRHAQQGALLRAGHPGAFGGAPADARPPVQKTPKMRPLKAWSQAAR, translated from the coding sequence TTGGGTAATCCAAACCCCCGGCGTGGCAAAGGCGAGGGTTCCATCTTTCAGCGCAAGGACGGGCGCTGGGCGGCCTCTGTCACGGTGGGCTACGGCCCCGACGGCAAGCAGCGCAAGCGCTGGGTGTATGGCCACACGCGTCGGGAGGTAGCCGAAAAGCTGGCCCGGTTGCTGCCCAAAGCAGGGTATGGCTTGATTCAAGCCCCGCAGCGGTTACGGCTGGGGGAGTGGCTGGAGCAGTGGGCCGATCAGCACACCCGCACGCATAACATCCGGCCCTCGACTGCGCTCAAGTACCGCGAATACTTGCGCCGGTTGCAACCGCTGGCCCATATTTTCTTGTCCAGGCTTACTGCCCTGGCCATCCGCGCTTTCATGGCCGACCTGGGCCACCTCTCGCCCTCTACCCGCCGCCAAACCTTGCAGTTTTTGCGGGCTGCTTTGCGCGACGCGGTGCGGATGGGCCTGATCGAAACCAATCCTGCTGATGCGGTAGAGCCCCCACCCCTGGCCCCGGTGCGACCCTCGAGGGCCTGGAGCCCTGAACAGGCCACAGCATTCCTGCAAGCAGCCCAGACCCACCGCCATCATGATTGCCCGGGCCGAGTGCGTCATGCTCAACAAGGGGCCCTACTTCGTGCAGGGCATCCGGGTGCTTTCGGGGGTGCTCCGGCGGATGCAAGACCACCAGTACAAAAAACCCCCAAGATGCGCCCCCTCAAGGCCTGGTCACAGGCGGCCCGATAG